The following coding sequences lie in one Xyrauchen texanus isolate HMW12.3.18 chromosome 25, RBS_HiC_50CHRs, whole genome shotgun sequence genomic window:
- the LOC127619210 gene encoding cytochrome P450 2B4-like, whose product MWTTLTNLDLISVGLALSLGLIFLVLAEIIRIISSKAKTPPGPQPLPFVGTIPYFVMNPMEFIRSLSQYGEMTTLYFGRKPMIVLNTIQITKEALVQNGSSFSGRPPLPVLDWITDGYGIILAKFGHSWRQQRRFALHTLRNFGLGKKSVEERVSEEGCYLVTEMLKVEGKPFDPQHAIHNAVSNIICSIVFGERFDYDNKSFAHLLKILKENIILSGSLTAQLFNLFPFIKHFPGPHQKIYQNAEELKGFIREAVKEHRETLDPDNPRDFIDAYLLEIEKQKSNDDSTFHEENMVMSTADLFLAGTDTTSTTIRWGLIFLMQNQDVQDRCHEEIVRVLGYDRLPTMDDREKLPYTYATVHEIQRYGNIVPAGVVHETTQPTKLQGYNIPKETQILTNLTAILSDKEQWKYPDTFNPENFIDDDRHFFKPEAFLPFSLGPRVCLGETLAKTELFIFIASLLQRIHFLWPSGEQWPDMDGIVSVVRSPRTFNIICHSRASKE is encoded by the exons ATGTGGACGACTCTGACAAATTTAGACTTGATCTCTGTGGGTCTGGCTCTGTCTCTGGGCTTGATCTTTCTGGTTCTGGCTGAGATAATCAGGATTATTTCCTCTAAAGCCAAAACTCCACCTGGTCCACAGCCTCTGCCTTTTGTAGGAACAATACCATATTTTGTGATGAATCCAATGGAATTCATTAGATCG CTGTCACAGTATGGAGAGATGACCACTCTGTATTTTGGGAGGAAGCCAATGATAGTCCTGAATACAATCCAGATCACCAAAGAAGCCCTGGTCCAAAATGGTTCATCTTTTTCTGGAAGGCCGCCTCTGCCAGTTCTAGACTGGATAACGGATGGATATG GTATCATACTGGCCAAATTTGGTCACTCTTGGAGGCAACAGAGACGGTTTGCTCTGCACACGCTCAGGAACTTCGGTTTGGGGAAGAAGTCGGTGGAAGAACGCGTGTCAGAGGAAGGATGTTATCTGGTTACTGAAATGCTCAAAGTGGAAG GCAAGCCATTTGACCCTCAACATGCCATTCACAATGCAGTTTCCAACATCATCTGTTCCATTGTCTTTGGAGAACGCTTCGACTATGATAACAAGAGCTTTGCACACCTTCTGAAAATCCTGAAAGAAAACATCATACTGTCAGGGTCACTTACCGCGCAG ctATTTAACTTGTTTCCCTTCATCAAGCACTTCCCTGGGCCACACCAGAAAATCTACCAGAATGCTGAAGAATTAAAGGGCTTTATCAGGGAAGCAGTTAAAGAACACAGAGAAACTTTGGACCCGGACAACCCACGAGACTTTATTGATGCCTACCTGCTGGAGATTGAAAAA CAAAAGTCCAATGATGATTCCACATTTCATGAGGAGAACATGGTGATGTCAACAGCTGACCTGTTCTTGGCTGGAACTGACACCACTTCAACCACTATCAGATGGGGACTCATCTTCTTGATGCAAAACCAAGATGTACAAG ATCGATGTCATGAAGAAATAGTTCGGGTACTGGGTTACGACCGCTTGCCCACTATGGATGATCGTGAGAAACTACCGTACACGTATGCCACTGTTCATGAGATTCAGCGCTATGGCAACATTGTACCTGCTGGTGTGGTTCATGAAACGACTCAGCCCACAAAATTGCAAGGATACAACATCCCCAAG GAGACTCAAATATTGACAAACTTAACAGCAATTTTAAGTGATAAGGAGCAGTGGAAGTATCCGGACACTTTTAACCCAGAGAATTTCATAGATGATGACAGACATTTCTTCAAACCAGAGGCGTTCCTTCCTTTCTCATTGG GTCCAAGGGTCTGTCTTGGTGAGACTCTGGCGAAGACGGAGCTTTTCATCTTCATCGCTTCTCTTCTACAGCGGATTCATTTCTTATGGCCATCTGGTGAGCAATGGCCAGACATGGATGGGATTGTCAGTGTGGTTCGCTCTCCTCGGACATTCAACATCATCTGCCACAGCAGAGCTTCCAAAGAGTGA
- the LOC127619214 gene encoding uncharacterized protein LOC127619214: protein MKVQMALAPTLGLPDVNKLFVQMVDEKNGFHDFCSFADSWRQTAICGIFFNQIDAVAAGLPHCLRAVAAAALAVLASREFVGYSDLTLMVPHAVSMILQEQRTSHSSTARWLRYHTILLDMPNITVKRCTTLNPATLLPTEEDGEGHHCCLSALEQVKAAQRKVAETFLHKIRPGDFVVIRDLRRKSWKAKRWLGPFQVLLMTHTAVKVAERAMWVHANHCRKVPSTSQENQQQEEIVPSECQ, encoded by the exons atgaaagtgcaaatggctctggctcccactttgggtctgccagatgtaaacaaactgtttgttcagatggttgatgagaaaaatgggtttcatgacttctgttcttttgcagactcatggagacagactgcgatctgtggcatatttttcaaccaaattgatgcagtagcagcaggtctaccacactgtttgagggctgtggcGGCAGCTGcactggcagtactggcatccagagaatttgtggggtattctgatttaactttgatggttccacacgcagtctccatgattttgcaagaacagagaacgtcacattcatctacagcccgatggctgaggtaccacacaattttattggacatgccaaacataactgttaaaagatgcacaactttgaatcctgccacacttctccccacagaggaggatggcgagggacatcactgttgtctgtcagcgcttgaacag gtgaaagctgctcagagaaaggttgctgaaaccttcctgcataaaatcaggcctggtgatttcgttgtgattcgtgacctgaggagaaagagctggaaggcgaaaaggtggctgggaccattccaagtgctactaatGACTCACACggcagtgaaggtcgcagagagagctatgtgggttcatgccaaccattgcaggaaagttccgtccacatcgcaggagaatcagcaacaggaagagattgttccgagtgaatgtcaataa